In Oryza brachyantha chromosome 1, ObraRS2, whole genome shotgun sequence, the following are encoded in one genomic region:
- the LOC102708761 gene encoding NADH-cytochrome b5 reductase-like protein has product MAALLLRRLAGTHRGRVPLAAAAAAVAGGAALFCASSPPTVALLEEKGEEAVAKVALNPDKWLEFKLQEKATVSHNSQLFRFSFDPSNKLGLDVASCLITRAPIGEEVEGEGRRKYVIRPYTPISDPDSKGYFDLLIKVYPDGKMSQYFASLKPGDVVEVKGPIEKLRYSPNMKKKIGMIAGGTGITPMLQVVRAILKNPDDNTQVSLIYANVSPDDILLKRELDRLASSYPNFKVFYTVDKPSSDWRGGVGYISKDMALKGLPGPREDSLILVCGPPGMMNHISGDKAKDRSQGELTGILKELGYTAEMVYKF; this is encoded by the exons ATGGCGGCGCTACTGCTGCGTAGGCTCGCCGGGACCCACCGCGGCCGCGTgccgctggccgccgccgccgccgccgtcgccggtggagcGGCGCTCTTCTGCGCCTCGTCTCCCCCGACCGTC GCGCTCCTGGAGGAGAAGGGCGAGGAGGCCGTTGCTAAAGTTG CACTTAACCCAGACAAGTGGCTGGAGTTCAAGCTCCAGGAGAAGGCAACAGTCAGCCATAATTCACAGTTATTTAG ATTTTCGTTTGACCCATCTAATAAGCTGGGCCTTGATGTTGCTTCATGTCTTATAACAAG GGCTCCTATAGGAGAGGAAgtggagggagagggaagaagaaaatatgtCATTCGCCC GTACACCCCTATCTCTGATCCAGATTCTAAAGGATACTTTGACCTATTAATCAAG GTTTACCCTGATGGAAAAATGAGTCAGTATTTTGCAAGTTTGAAACCAGGAGATGTTGTCGAGGTCAAAGG GCCCATTGAAAAGCTCAGGTATAGCCCAaacatgaagaaaaaaattggcatG ATTGCTGGTGGTACTGGCATAACACCAATGCTGCAGGTTGTCAGGGCTATCCTAAAAAACCCTGATGACAACACTCAG GTTTCCTTAATATATGCCAATGTGTCGCCAGATGATATCCTGTTGAAAAGGGAATTGGATAGACTTGCCAGTAGCTATCCTAATTTCAAG GTATTCTACACGGTGGATAAACCATCAAGTGACTGGAGGGGTGGTGTTGGTTACATATCAAAGGACATGGCCTTGAAAGGTTTGCCTGGTCCACGGGAGGATTCTTTGATTCTT GTTTGTGGTCCTCCAGGTATGATGAATCATATATCTGGCGACAAAGCAAAGGATAGATCACAGGGCGAG CTCACCGGCATTCTCAAGGAGTTGGGATACACGGCAGAGATGGTATACAAATTCTGA